From Vicia villosa cultivar HV-30 ecotype Madison, WI unplaced genomic scaffold, Vvil1.0 ctg.001463F_1_1, whole genome shotgun sequence, one genomic window encodes:
- the LOC131635287 gene encoding DNA damage-repair/toleration protein DRT100-like, translated as MHTHIASLHFSHPLVQKQHPSMQILYLTALLLFAVTATVNSCLPSELSALQAFKSSLREPNVGLFNSWTGTDCCHNWFGVSCDQNTRRVADINLRAGTLYTTFEKAHRPGYMTGSISPEICKLTQISSITITDWKGISGEIPTCITSLSFLRIIDLAGNRFSGNIPTDIGKLLHLNRLSLADNLFSGGIPSSLISITSLTHLDIRNNRISGFIPPGFGKLQNLNQALLSGNQFHGPIPGSISQINRLSDLDLSQNQFTGPIPDSLGLMPSLGTLKLDTNKLSGMIPKTLFSSGISDLNLSHNMLEGNIPDFGSRAYFTSLDISYNNLKGVIPKSIASASYIGYMDLSHNHLCGPVPNAINYFDASSFEYNECLCGKPLNACKVNNN; from the coding sequence ATGCACACACACATAGCTTCTCTACATTTTTCACACCCCCTCGTTCAAAAACAACATCCCTCAATGCAAATACTCTACTTAACGGCACTGTTACTGTTCGCCGTTACCGCCACCGTCAACTCATGCCTCCCATCCGAACTTTCAGCTCTACAAGCCTTCAAGTCATCACTCCGTGAACCCAACGTCGGCTTATTCAACTCATGGACCGGAACCGACTGCTGCCACAACTGGTTCGGCGTCTCCTGCGACCAAAACACCCGTCGTGTCGCCGACATAAACCTCCGCGCCGGCACTCTCTACACCACCTTCGAAAAAGCACACCGTCCTGGCTACATGACCGGTTCCATCTCCCCGGAGATTTGTAAACTAACTCAAATCTCCAGCATTACCATCACCGATTGGAAGGGTATCTCCGGCGAGATCCCCACTTGCATCACCTCACTATCTTTCCTTCGAATCATCGACCTTGCCGGAAACCGCTTCTCCGGAAACATCCCAACCGACATTGGAAAACTCCTTCACCTCAACCGTTTAAGCCTCGCCGACAACTTGTTCAGCGGCGGAATCCCGAGTTCGTTGATCAGTATAACTAGCTTGACTCATCTTGACATCCGTAATAACCGGATCTCGGGGTTCATCCCACCGGGCTTCGGTAAACTTCAGAATTTGAACCAGGCTTTATTAAGCGGTAATCAGTTTCACGGGCCTATCCCGGGCTCAATTTCTCAGATTAACCGTCTTTCAGATCTGGATCTATCTCAAAACCAGTTTACCGGGCCCATTCCAGACTCATTGGGCTTAATGCCTTCATTGGGGACACTAAAGCTTGATACGAACAAGCTTTCGGGGATGATTCCTAAGACTCTTTTCAGTTCAGGAATCAGTGACCTAAATTTGAGTCATAACATGTTGGAGGGAAATATACCTGATTTTGGTTCTAGGGCTTATTTTACTTCATTAGATATCTCCTATAATAACCTTAAGGGTGTTATACCTAAATCTATAGCTTCTGCTTCTTACATTGGTTACATGGATTTGAGCCATAACCATCTCTGTGGTCCAGTTCCTAATGCTATAAATTATTTTGATGCGTCGTCTTTTGAGTACAATGAGTGTCTCTGTGGCAAGCCACTCAATGCCTGCAAAGTTAATAACAACTAG